One Pseudomonas tolaasii NCPPB 2192 genomic window carries:
- a CDS encoding GNAT family N-acetyltransferase: MSAAQLRRVNAESFAHYRLGLIELLLDAVKHGASVGFMADFDETQARDYLGGVQASVEDASLLLWVVVRDEQVIASVQLALCQKANGRNRAEVQKLLVHSSARRHGLGQQLMNTLELAARQHKRGLLYLDTEAGSGAEAFYQSLRYIKIGELPDYCQSPDGRYSPTAIYFKTLGQPA, translated from the coding sequence ATGAGCGCCGCGCAACTGCGTCGAGTCAATGCTGAAAGTTTTGCCCACTACCGCCTGGGCTTGATTGAGCTGTTGCTGGACGCGGTAAAGCATGGTGCTTCGGTTGGCTTCATGGCCGACTTCGATGAAACCCAGGCGCGTGATTACCTGGGCGGCGTGCAAGCCAGTGTCGAAGACGCCAGCCTGTTGTTGTGGGTGGTAGTGCGTGACGAGCAAGTGATCGCCAGCGTGCAATTGGCGCTGTGCCAGAAAGCCAACGGCCGCAACCGTGCCGAGGTGCAAAAGCTGCTGGTGCACAGCAGCGCGCGGCGTCACGGCCTTGGCCAGCAATTGATGAACACCCTGGAACTCGCCGCGCGCCAGCACAAGCGCGGCCTGCTGTACCTGGACACCGAAGCGGGTTCAGGTGCCGAAGCCTTCTACCAGTCGCTGCGCTACATCAAAATCGGTGAGCTGCCCGACTATTGCCAAAGCCCGGACGGGCGCTACAGCCCGACCGCCATCTACTTCAAGACCCTGGGGCAACCTGCATGA
- a CDS encoding GNAT family N-acetyltransferase has product MIRDATQSDLPAIRDIYNDAVLNTTAIWNEQPVDLGNRQAWFSARHAQGYPILVSVENAEVTGYASFGDWRPFEGFRYSVEHSVYVRNDQRGKGLGPRLMEALIERARGCGKHVMVAAIESGNLASIRLHERQGFITTGQMPQVGIKFGRWLDLTFMQLTLNPGAEPPKE; this is encoded by the coding sequence ATGATTCGTGATGCAACCCAAAGCGACCTGCCGGCGATCCGCGACATTTACAACGACGCGGTGCTGAACACCACGGCAATCTGGAACGAACAGCCTGTGGATTTGGGCAACCGTCAGGCCTGGTTCAGCGCGCGCCATGCCCAGGGCTATCCGATTCTGGTGTCGGTGGAAAACGCTGAAGTCACCGGTTACGCCTCGTTTGGCGACTGGCGCCCGTTCGAAGGGTTCCGCTACAGCGTCGAGCACTCGGTGTACGTGCGTAACGACCAGCGCGGCAAGGGCCTCGGCCCGCGCCTGATGGAAGCCCTGATCGAACGCGCGCGCGGGTGCGGCAAGCATGTGATGGTCGCCGCCATCGAAAGCGGCAACCTGGCTTCGATTCGCCTGCATGAGCGCCAGGGTTTTATCACCACCGGGCAGATGCCGCAGGTGGGCATTAAATTCGGCCGCTGGCTGGACCTGACCTTCATGCAACTGACCTTGAACCCGGGCGCCGAACCGCCCAAGGAGTGA
- the urtA gene encoding urea ABC transporter substrate-binding protein gives MKRRSLIKAFTLSASIAAMGLTWTVQAAETIKVGILHSLSGTMAISETSLKDMALMTIDEINAKGGVNGKMLEPVVVDPASNWPLFAEKGRQLLTQDKVAVVFGCWTSVSRKSVLPVFEELNGLLFYPVQYEGEEMSPNVFYTGAAPNQQAIPAVEYLMSEEGGGAKRFFLLGTDYVYPRTTNKILRSFLHAKGVADKDIEEVYTPFGHSDYQTIVANIKKFSAGGKTAVISTVNGDSNVPFYKELANQGLKATDVPVVAFSVGEEELRGIDTKPLVGNLAAWNYFQSVENPVNKKFVADWKAYAKAHNLPGADKAVTNDPMEATYVGIHMWAQAVEKAKSTDVDKVREAMAGQTFAAPSGFTLEMDKTNHHLHKPVMIGEIQSDGQFSVVWQTEKPIRAQPWSPYIPGNDKKPDYAVKSN, from the coding sequence ATGAAGCGTCGCAGCTTGATCAAGGCTTTCACTCTTTCGGCATCCATTGCCGCCATGGGCCTGACCTGGACCGTGCAGGCCGCCGAGACCATCAAGGTCGGCATCCTGCACTCGCTGTCCGGCACCATGGCCATCTCCGAAACGTCGCTTAAAGACATGGCGCTGATGACCATCGACGAGATCAACGCCAAGGGCGGGGTGAACGGCAAGATGCTCGAACCGGTGGTCGTCGACCCCGCGTCCAACTGGCCGCTGTTCGCTGAAAAAGGCCGCCAGTTGCTGACCCAGGACAAGGTCGCCGTGGTGTTCGGTTGCTGGACCTCGGTGTCGCGCAAATCCGTGCTGCCGGTGTTCGAAGAACTCAACGGCCTGCTGTTCTACCCGGTGCAGTACGAAGGTGAAGAAATGTCGCCAAACGTGTTCTACACCGGCGCCGCGCCGAACCAGCAAGCCATCCCTGCGGTGGAATACCTGATGAGCGAAGAAGGCGGCGGCGCCAAGCGCTTCTTCCTGCTGGGCACCGACTACGTGTACCCGCGCACCACCAACAAGATTCTGCGTTCGTTCCTGCACGCCAAAGGTGTGGCGGACAAAGACATCGAAGAGGTCTACACCCCGTTCGGCCACAGCGATTACCAGACCATCGTGGCCAACATCAAAAAATTCTCGGCCGGCGGCAAAACTGCGGTGATCTCCACCGTGAATGGCGACTCCAACGTGCCGTTCTACAAAGAGCTGGCCAACCAGGGCCTGAAAGCCACCGACGTCCCAGTGGTGGCGTTCTCCGTGGGTGAAGAAGAACTGCGCGGCATCGACACCAAGCCGTTGGTGGGCAACCTCGCCGCCTGGAACTACTTCCAGTCGGTGGAGAACCCGGTGAACAAGAAATTCGTCGCGGACTGGAAAGCCTACGCCAAGGCCCACAACCTGCCGGGTGCGGATAAAGCCGTGACCAACGACCCGATGGAAGCCACCTACGTGGGCATCCACATGTGGGCGCAGGCAGTTGAAAAAGCCAAGTCCACCGATGTCGACAAAGTGCGCGAAGCCATGGCCGGCCAGACCTTCGCCGCGCCGTCGGGCTTCACCCTGGAAATGGACAAGACCAACCACCACTTGCACAAGCCGGTGATGATCGGCGAGATCCAGTCTGACGGGCAGTTCTCGGTGGTATGGCAGACCGAAAAACCGATCCGCGCCCAACCGTGGAGCCCTTACATTCCGGGCAATGACAAGAAGCCGGATTACGCCGTCAAGAGCAACTAA
- a CDS encoding urease subunit gamma translates to MDLTPREKDKLLIFTAGLVAERRLARGVKLNYPETIAYISAALMEGARDGRTVADLMHFGTTLLSREQVMEGIPEMIPDIQVEATFPDGTKLVTVHQPIA, encoded by the coding sequence ATGGATTTGACCCCACGGGAAAAAGACAAACTGCTGATCTTCACCGCTGGCCTGGTCGCCGAGCGACGCCTGGCGCGGGGTGTGAAGCTCAATTACCCGGAAACCATCGCCTACATCTCCGCCGCGCTGATGGAAGGCGCCCGCGATGGCCGCACCGTGGCCGACCTGATGCACTTCGGCACCACCCTGCTCAGCCGTGAGCAGGTGATGGAAGGCATTCCGGAAATGATCCCGGACATCCAGGTGGAAGCCACTTTCCCCGACGGCACCAAGCTGGTCACCGTTCACCAGCCGATCGCGTGA
- the urtD gene encoding urea ABC transporter ATP-binding protein UrtD: MLEPILDAGSGRDAIGIGQAAGKGLNTRHGTILTLEDISVSFDGFKALNDLNLYIGVGELRCIIGPNGAGKTTLMDVITGKTRPSHGNAWFGETLDLTGMSEVQIAQAGIGRKFQKPTVFEALSVFENLELAQKTDKSVWASLRARLSGEQKDRIAEVLDTIRLSTSAQRPAGLLSHGQKQFLEIGMLLMQDPQLLLLDEPVAGMTDAETEFTAELFKRLAGKHSLMVVEHDMGFVGSIADHVTVLHQGSVLAEGSLEQVQENERVIEVYLGR, from the coding sequence ATGCTCGAACCTATTCTCGACGCGGGCAGCGGCCGCGACGCCATCGGCATTGGTCAGGCGGCCGGCAAGGGCCTGAACACGCGCCACGGCACCATCCTGACCCTGGAAGACATCAGCGTCAGCTTCGATGGTTTCAAGGCGCTCAACGACCTGAACCTCTACATTGGCGTTGGCGAGCTGCGCTGCATCATTGGCCCCAACGGCGCAGGCAAGACCACGTTGATGGACGTGATCACCGGCAAGACCCGCCCCAGCCACGGCAACGCCTGGTTCGGCGAAACCCTGGACCTGACCGGCATGAGCGAAGTGCAGATCGCCCAGGCCGGCATCGGTCGCAAGTTCCAGAAGCCCACGGTGTTCGAAGCCTTGAGCGTGTTTGAAAACCTGGAGCTGGCGCAGAAAACCGACAAATCGGTGTGGGCCAGCCTGCGCGCACGCTTGAGCGGCGAGCAGAAAGACCGCATCGCTGAAGTCCTCGACACCATTCGCCTGAGCACCTCGGCGCAACGCCCGGCCGGTTTGCTGTCCCACGGCCAGAAGCAGTTTCTGGAAATCGGCATGCTGTTGATGCAAGACCCGCAACTGTTGTTGCTGGACGAGCCGGTGGCCGGCATGACCGACGCCGAAACCGAATTCACCGCCGAGCTGTTCAAGCGCCTGGCGGGCAAGCATTCGCTGATGGTGGTGGAGCACGACATGGGCTTTGTCGGCTCGATTGCCGACCACGTGACCGTGTTGCACCAGGGCAGCGTGCTGGCCGAAGGGTCGCTGGAGCAAGTGCAGGAAAACGAGCGCGTGATCGAGGTGTACCTCGGTCGCTGA
- a CDS encoding urease subunit beta, with translation MIPGEYQIQPGDIELNAGRRTVTLSVANRGDRPIQVGSHYHFFETNDALTFDRAASRGMRLNIPAGTAVRFEPGQSREVELVDLSGGRRVFGFAGRIMGDLD, from the coding sequence ATGATTCCTGGTGAATATCAGATCCAGCCTGGCGACATCGAGCTAAACGCCGGGCGCCGCACCGTCACCCTGAGCGTGGCCAACCGTGGCGACCGGCCGATTCAGGTGGGTTCGCATTATCATTTTTTCGAGACCAATGACGCGCTGACGTTTGACCGCGCGGCGAGCCGGGGCATGCGCCTGAATATTCCGGCGGGCACGGCGGTGCGGTTTGAGCCGGGGCAGAGTCGGGAGGTGGAGTTGGTGGATTTGAGCGGGGGCAGGCGAGTATTTGGGTTTGCCGGCCGGATTATGGGCGACCTCGACTGA
- a CDS encoding urease accessory protein UreD, which produces MTLPVPPALFTPSWHAELELGYARFGDTTRPVMRRHLGPLRVQKHLYAEGPEVCQHIIVHPPGGIAGGDRLDISAHLGAGAWAQLTSPGAAKWYRAKGPAYQHVELTVEAGATLEWLPQETIVFSAAQAELTTRIELQGDARLFYWDVVALGRPASGERFDLGHFQSHLDIRRDGQLLWHERQRIVGADGLLDSPIGLDGQPVFATLLLTADIAPELLEHCRALPHAVRGDLSQLPGLLVARCLASEALHARAWLIDLWRLLRPAVLGREAVPPRIWST; this is translated from the coding sequence ATGACCCTGCCCGTTCCTCCTGCCCTGTTTACCCCCAGCTGGCACGCCGAGCTGGAACTCGGCTACGCGCGTTTTGGCGACACCACACGCCCGGTGATGCGCCGTCACCTCGGCCCGCTGCGGGTGCAAAAACACCTGTACGCCGAAGGCCCCGAGGTGTGCCAGCACATCATCGTGCACCCGCCGGGCGGCATTGCCGGCGGCGATCGCCTGGACATCAGCGCCCACCTCGGCGCGGGCGCCTGGGCCCAGTTGACCAGCCCCGGCGCGGCCAAATGGTATCGCGCCAAGGGTCCGGCCTATCAGCACGTCGAGCTGACGGTGGAAGCCGGCGCCACGCTGGAATGGCTGCCCCAGGAAACCATTGTGTTCAGCGCCGCCCAGGCCGAGCTGACCACGCGCATTGAGTTGCAAGGCGACGCGCGGCTGTTCTACTGGGACGTGGTCGCCCTTGGTCGCCCGGCCAGCGGCGAGCGTTTCGACCTCGGCCACTTTCAATCGCATCTGGATATTCGCCGCGACGGCCAGTTGCTCTGGCACGAGCGCCAGCGCATTGTAGGCGCCGACGGTTTGCTCGACTCGCCGATCGGCCTGGACGGCCAGCCGGTATTCGCCACCTTGCTGCTGACGGCTGACATCGCCCCTGAATTGCTTGAACACTGCCGCGCCCTGCCCCACGCGGTGCGCGGCGACCTGAGCCAATTACCGGGTTTGCTGGTGGCCCGCTGCCTGGCCAGTGAAGCGTTGCATGCTCGGGCATGGCTGATTGATTTATGGCGCCTCTTACGCCCGGCCGTACTGGGCCGAGAAGCCGTTCCACCCCGTATCTGGAGCACATGA
- the urtB gene encoding urea ABC transporter permease subunit UrtB — MPTALYRFILTALLLLPLAAHASDAEDFLAANPMQQAKLLQDWAAQPDPARIELVDALQQGQLTVNGESKTVRLNNRLRGLIDNVQASQQLLAADPKVRLAAAVTLQKSAQPAQLKFLDQQLAAETNEDVHTALGLALANLQLVDPDPVVRLAAVRLLGGTGDPLARTRLEALLAPGVETDAAVHTAAETSLAQVKRKLMFGEILGQAFSGMSLGSILLLAALGLAITFGLLGVINMAHGEMLMLGAYSTYVVQLLMQRYVPAAIEFYPLIALPVAFFVTAAIGMALERTVIRHLYGRPLETLLATWGISLMLIQLVRLVFGAQNVEVSNPEWLSGGIQVLPNLVLPYNRIVIIAFALCVVVLTWLLLNKTRLGLNVRAVTQNRNMAACCGVPTGRVDMLAFGLGSGIAGLGGVALSQIGNVGPDLGQSYIIDSFLVVVLGGVGQLAGSVTAAFGLGIANKILEPQIGAVLGKILILALIILFIQKRPQGLFALKGRVID; from the coding sequence ATGCCCACTGCCCTGTACCGCTTCATCCTCACGGCCCTGCTGTTGCTGCCTTTGGCCGCACACGCCAGCGACGCCGAAGACTTCCTTGCCGCCAACCCGATGCAACAAGCCAAACTGCTGCAGGACTGGGCTGCCCAGCCTGATCCGGCGCGCATCGAATTGGTGGACGCCCTGCAACAAGGCCAGCTCACGGTTAACGGTGAAAGCAAAACCGTGCGCCTGAACAACCGGTTGCGCGGCTTGATCGACAACGTGCAAGCCAGCCAGCAACTGCTCGCCGCCGACCCCAAAGTCCGGCTGGCGGCGGCGGTGACCCTGCAAAAAAGCGCACAACCGGCGCAGTTGAAATTCCTCGACCAGCAGCTCGCGGCCGAAACCAACGAGGACGTGCACACCGCCCTCGGTCTGGCGCTGGCCAATTTGCAACTGGTCGACCCCGACCCCGTGGTACGCCTGGCTGCCGTGCGTTTGCTCGGCGGCACCGGAGACCCGCTGGCCCGCACGCGCCTTGAAGCACTGCTGGCCCCCGGCGTTGAAACCGATGCCGCTGTGCACACTGCCGCCGAAACCAGCCTGGCCCAAGTCAAACGCAAATTGATGTTCGGCGAAATCCTCGGGCAGGCCTTCAGCGGCATGTCGCTGGGTTCAATCCTGCTGCTGGCGGCCCTTGGCCTGGCCATTACGTTCGGCCTGCTCGGCGTGATCAATATGGCCCACGGCGAGATGTTGATGCTCGGCGCTTACTCCACCTACGTGGTGCAATTGCTGATGCAGCGCTACGTGCCGGCAGCCATCGAGTTCTACCCGTTGATCGCGCTGCCCGTGGCGTTTTTCGTCACGGCAGCCATCGGTATGGCGCTGGAGCGTACGGTGATTCGCCACCTCTACGGCCGCCCGCTGGAAACCCTGCTCGCCACCTGGGGCATCAGCCTGATGCTGATCCAGCTGGTGCGCCTGGTGTTCGGTGCGCAGAACGTCGAAGTGTCCAACCCCGAATGGCTGTCCGGCGGCATTCAGGTGCTGCCGAATCTGGTGTTGCCGTACAACCGCATTGTGATCATCGCCTTTGCGCTGTGCGTGGTGGTGCTGACCTGGCTGTTGCTGAACAAAACCCGCCTGGGCCTCAACGTGCGCGCAGTGACCCAGAACCGCAACATGGCCGCCTGCTGCGGCGTGCCCACCGGGCGCGTGGACATGCTCGCCTTTGGCCTGGGTTCCGGCATCGCAGGTCTGGGTGGCGTGGCGCTGAGCCAGATCGGCAACGTCGGTCCGGACCTGGGCCAGAGCTACATCATCGACTCGTTCCTGGTGGTGGTGCTCGGCGGTGTCGGCCAGTTGGCCGGCAGCGTGACGGCGGCCTTCGGGCTGGGCATCGCCAACAAGATTCTCGAACCCCAGATCGGTGCCGTACTCGGCAAGATCCTGATCCTCGCGCTGATCATTCTGTTTATCCAGAAACGCCCGCAAGGACTCTTCGCACTGAAAGGACGGGTGATCGACTGA
- the urtC gene encoding urea ABC transporter permease subunit UrtC, producing MNQPLMLTATQKAGPKVTIAVGAVILALLLALPLLSLLPADNALHVSAYTLTLVGKILCYAIVALALDLVWGYAGMLSLGHGLFFALGGYAMGMYLMRQASGDELPAFMTFLSWTELPWYWAGTDHFLWAMCLVVLAPGLLALVFGFFAFRSRIKGVYFSIMTQALTFAGMLLFFRNETGFGGNNGFTNFRSILGFGITEPGTRAVLFFVTVLLLVASLYTGWRLAQSKFGRVLTALRDAENRLMFCGYDPRGFKLFVWVLSAVLCGLAGALYVPQVGIINPSEMSPTNSIEAAVWVALGGRGTLIGPLLGAGVVNGMKSWFTVAFPEYWLFFLGALFIIVTLYLPKGIIGLLKK from the coding sequence ATGAACCAACCATTGATGCTGACGGCCACGCAAAAGGCCGGCCCGAAAGTGACAATTGCAGTGGGCGCGGTGATCCTCGCGCTGCTGCTCGCCCTGCCGCTGCTGTCACTGTTGCCGGCGGACAACGCCTTGCATGTCTCGGCCTACACCTTGACGCTGGTGGGCAAGATTCTGTGCTACGCCATTGTCGCCCTCGCGCTGGACCTGGTGTGGGGCTATGCCGGCATGTTGTCGCTGGGCCACGGTTTGTTCTTTGCCCTGGGCGGCTATGCGATGGGCATGTACCTGATGCGCCAGGCCTCCGGCGACGAATTGCCGGCGTTCATGACCTTTCTGTCGTGGACCGAATTGCCCTGGTACTGGGCAGGCACCGACCACTTCCTCTGGGCCATGTGCCTGGTGGTGTTGGCACCGGGCTTGCTGGCGCTGGTGTTCGGCTTCTTCGCCTTCCGCTCGCGGATCAAGGGCGTGTATTTCTCGATCATGACCCAGGCCCTGACCTTTGCCGGCATGTTGCTGTTCTTTCGCAACGAGACCGGGTTTGGCGGCAATAACGGTTTCACCAACTTTCGCAGCATCCTGGGCTTCGGCATTACGGAGCCGGGCACCCGGGCCGTGCTGTTTTTTGTCACCGTGCTGTTGCTGGTCGCCAGCCTGTACACCGGCTGGCGCCTGGCGCAGAGCAAGTTTGGCCGGGTACTGACGGCCCTTCGCGATGCGGAAAACCGCCTGATGTTCTGCGGCTACGACCCGCGCGGTTTCAAGCTGTTCGTGTGGGTGTTGAGCGCAGTGCTGTGCGGTTTGGCAGGCGCGTTGTACGTGCCGCAGGTGGGCATCATCAACCCCAGCGAAATGTCGCCGACCAACTCGATTGAAGCCGCCGTGTGGGTGGCCCTGGGCGGGCGCGGCACCTTGATCGGCCCGCTGCTTGGCGCCGGCGTGGTCAATGGCATGAAGAGCTGGTTCACCGTGGCCTTCCCGGAATACTGGCTGTTCTTCCTCGGGGCGCTGTTCATCATCGTCACCCTGTACCTGCCCAAGGGCATCATCGGCCTGCTGAAGAAATGA
- the urtE gene encoding urea ABC transporter ATP-binding subunit UrtE yields MLQVDKLHQYYGGSHILRGLSFDVKIGEVTCLLGRNGVGKTTLLKCLMGLLPAKEGAVNWEGKAITGFKPHQRVHAGIAYVPQGREIFGRLTVEENLLMGLSRFPGAEAKEVPAFIYELFPVLLQMKHRRGGDLSGGQQQQLAIGRALASRPRLLILDEPTEGIQPSVIKEIGAVIKKLAARGDMAILLVEQFYDFAAELADQYLVMSRGEIVQQGRGENMESEGVRGLVTI; encoded by the coding sequence ATGCTGCAAGTCGACAAGCTGCACCAGTACTACGGCGGTAGCCACATCCTGCGCGGGCTGAGCTTTGACGTGAAGATTGGCGAGGTCACCTGCCTGCTCGGCCGTAACGGCGTGGGCAAGACCACTCTGCTCAAGTGCCTGATGGGTTTGCTGCCGGCCAAAGAAGGCGCGGTGAACTGGGAAGGCAAGGCCATCACCGGGTTCAAGCCGCACCAGCGCGTGCACGCGGGCATTGCTTACGTGCCACAGGGCCGGGAGATTTTCGGGCGGTTGACCGTGGAGGAAAACCTGCTGATGGGCCTCTCGCGCTTCCCCGGCGCCGAAGCCAAAGAAGTGCCCGCGTTCATCTACGAGCTGTTCCCGGTGCTGCTGCAGATGAAACATCGGCGCGGCGGCGACCTGTCCGGCGGCCAGCAGCAACAGCTCGCCATCGGCCGTGCCCTGGCCAGCCGCCCGCGCCTGTTGATTCTGGATGAGCCCACCGAAGGGATCCAACCGTCGGTGATCAAGGAAATCGGTGCGGTGATCAAAAAACTCGCCGCACGCGGCGATATGGCGATTTTGCTGGTGGAACAGTTCTACGATTTTGCCGCCGAGCTGGCCGACCAGTACCTGGTGATGTCCCGCGGGGAAATCGTGCAGCAGGGCCGAGGTGAAAATATGGAAAGTGAGGGTGTGCGCGGGCTCGTTACGATTTAA